Proteins from a genomic interval of Thamnophis elegans isolate rThaEle1 chromosome 2, rThaEle1.pri, whole genome shotgun sequence:
- the LOC116503782 gene encoding zinc finger protein 501-like, with protein MALGSQSALSFLWAAPPKAVVFFKELVVYFSEEEWALLDRGQRTLYREVMLETYRIVASLSSVLEDSPAQELGCISSRMAKDEEQEEIAGDLKGSGGQEGQKAETRRNLPAFRPQDPCQNLIQKQEEKDKNPSDSRALISKFKLELNQRIYTGEKLYQRSGWTKSSNLLSHQKIHPSEKSDHCSAPRKNFLQMGDLLPYQRICGEEELFKCSECGRQFNQSLSLARHQRLHTEERPYRCLECGKCFGRNTSLISHGRIHTGEKRYKCLECGKSFSHTALLSRHKKSHSGEKPYLCLECPKAFTTNVGLVSHKRIHTGEKPYMCLECGKWFRQGTHLTTHRRTHTGEKPYKCFECGRSFSQSSHLTLHQRTHTGEKPYQCSVCEKTFSSRTYLNCHERTHTGEKPYKCLDCGKSFSQSTSLSIHKKIHRGVKPYACFVCRKSYSCKKNLTYHERIHTERKTLSVLGAQKSL; from the exons ATGGCTTTGGGGTCACAATCTGCATTGTCATTTTTGTGGGCTGCACCGCCAAAG GCTGTTGTATTCTTCAAAGAGTTGGTGGTGTATTTCTCAGAGGAGGAATGGGCTCTGCTGGATCGGGGCCAAAGGACCTTGTACagggaagtcatgctggagacATACAGGATCGTGGCCTCGCTCA GTTCAGTGTTGGAAGATTCCCCTGCTCAGGAGCTGGGGTGTATCTCCTCCAGAATGGCCAAAGATGAAGAGCAGGAAGAGATCGCTGGTGATCTCAAGGGATCAGGGGGACAGGAAGGGCAAAAAGCAGAGACTAGGAGGAATCTGCCTGCCTTCCGGCCACAGGACCCTTGTCAAAACTTAATCCAGAAACAGGAAGAAAAGGACAAAAATCCTTCAGATAGCAGGGCATTAATCTCCAAATTCAAACTTGAATTGAACCAGAGAATTTATACAGGGGAGAAACTCTATCAACGTTCAGGATGGACAAAGAGCTCAAACTTGCTTTCGCATCAAAAAATCCATCCCAGTGAGAAATCAGATCATTGCTCGGCGCCCAGAAAGAACTTTCTTCAGATGGGTGATCTTTTGCCGTATCAAAGAATTTGCGGAGAAGAGGAATTATTTAAATGCTCAGAGTGCGGAAGGCAATTCAATCAGAGCCTCTCTCTAGCCCGACACCAGCGATTACACACGGAAGAAAGACCCTACCGatgcttggagtgtggaaagtgTTTTGGTAGGAACACTTCCCTTATTTCACATGGGAGAATCCACACTGGGGAAAAACGATACAAATGCCTGGAGTGCGGCAAGAGCTTTAGCCACACCGCGCTCCTAAGTCGGCATAAAAAAAGTCACTCGGGAGAGAAGCCATACCTCTGCTTGGAATGTCCCAAGGCATTCACCACGAATGTCGGTCTGGTTTCTCACAAGAGAATTCACACGGGGGAAAAACCGTACATGTGTCTTGAGTGTGGAAAGTGGTTTCGGCAGGGAACACACCTTACGACCCACCGGAGGACCCACACTGGGGAGAAGCCATACAAATGCTTTGAGTGTGGAAGGAGCTTCAGTCAGAGTTCGCACCTCACTTTGCACCAACGcactcacacgggagagaaaccgtaCCAGTGCTCTGTGTGCGAGAAGACGTTCAGCAGCAGAACTTACCTGAATTGCCATGAAAGGacccacacgggagagaaaccctaCAAATGCCTGGACtgcggaaagagcttcagtcagagcaCCAGCCTCAGCATCCATAAAAAGATTCACCGAGGGGTGAAACCGTACGCGTGTTTTGTGTGCCGAAAGAGCTATTCATGTAAGAAAAACCTCACTTATCATGAGAGAatccacacagagagaaaaacccTCTCAGTCCTTGGAGCGCAAAAGAGCCTTTGA